One Fusarium poae strain DAOMC 252244 chromosome 4, whole genome shotgun sequence DNA window includes the following coding sequences:
- a CDS encoding hypothetical protein (TransMembrane:1 (o24-43i)~BUSCO:55902at5125) yields MTQDMPPRGGYEPVQYKRNLPARGFRPGILLLGMGAVMGYGWYKLIGGMRELNELGREKMWARINLIPLLQAEEDRDQVRRYLADQKREKELLGDNAKVYNSDRFVRPTFAVTPPPTTN; encoded by the exons ATGACTCAAGATATGCCCCCTCGGGGCGGGTACGAGCCCGTCCAATACAAG CGAAACCTCCCCGCCAGGGGTTTCCGTCCCGGTATCCTCCTTCTCGGCATGGGCGCCGTTATGGGCTACGGCTGGTACAAGCTGATCGGTGGCATGCGCGAACTCAA CGAACTCGGTCGTGAAAAGATGTGGGCTCGCATCAACCTCATCCCTCTCCTCCAGGCTGAAGAGGACCGTGACCAGGTCCGACGATACCTGGCCGACCAGAAGCGCGAGAAGGAGCTTTTGGGCGACAACGCCAAGGTTTACAACAGCGACCG ATTCGTGAGGCCAACTTTTGCTGTCACCCCTCCTCCTACCACAAACTAA